In Salvia miltiorrhiza cultivar Shanhuang (shh) chromosome 4, IMPLAD_Smil_shh, whole genome shotgun sequence, the DNA window gaggcaaggttcaagaagatgcaagaatcggcacggaaggatgtcgaacgcaccttcggagtccttcaagctcggtggggaatcattcgaagtccggcgcgCAATTGGTACGTAGAGCACCTTAAGGgcatcatgttgtgttgcatcattctccacaacatgattgtggagcacgaaggtgaagcggCTTTCAACTAGAGGGATGAtgacggggcgtctagcagtgcttcgacggagagtgctccacaaacaccggtgtccttcgaggaatatgtgcgaagggatacaattctccgagatagacatctacatgctcagctccgaAATGATTTGGTGGAGcacctttgggcacgtttcggacctctagggccagagtagttaatttttaggaattgtttttattttatttaagttttatgtaatatttaggattttataattaatgcaatttaaatttgaaataaattgtgttatttaaatttgagcaattaaatttaaatgaaaaacataaaaatcaaaactaatgttatcaagtaggctatcaagtaaccccaatgcagcactacttactcaataacacaacccactatcaagtaggctatcaagtaagcccattgcggatgctcttatagattagtgttttaagtgtgtatgtaataaagtataaaagtgataaagtaggagagagaaggtaataaagtgataaagtaggagagagaatgtaattaagaccccttatttttggactaattattaccttatttgaaaatgtgtcaagattcgtgggacgaccctaaaaaaaatatgtgtcaagattcgtgggacgaagagagtacaAAGATTCGTCGGTGTTGTTAGTTTATCAGTGACCATACTCATGAGAAAAAAGTGTGAAAgaaaaaagtcaaagaaaattaaaaaggaATAGCGAAGCGAAGTAGAGGAAATTGAAAGCCACTACTCATTACTCATTAGGGatgtaaattaaatgaaaaaagaaaatctgAAGCTCCACCTATTAAAaaagtactctctccgtcccggcttttggtatccagttgagaacggcacggattttaataaagtgattgatgtgttgtgagtggaataagggtctcacattttatgtgagagttaaaataattaaagtggagtaagggccctacctatttttaccaaaaatagaaatggatactaaaatgtgagacggccaaaaaatgaaagttggatactaaaagctgggacggagggagtactactcATATAATTTTGAGTAAACCGTTGCTAAATGCTAATTCTCCGctcatttccttttttcatttttttttaataaattacataagtaaataaaaaaaattaaagaccgCGCGACAAAAGACTCAAACCCAGGATCTCAAGGTCTTGAGCATGTCACGTCAAATGCACTTTAGCAACCATTTCGCCACAATGTTTAGATGATCCTTGGCCGACCCTTCTCACAAGTAGAAGCACCTGAATAGCAGCCTGAGTTTCCCTATGTTGTGATTGAGTTTACCTGCTTGCTCGACAAAGTAGGTGTCTCCGATGGCGGCTACGATGCCGCAAACTATGAAGGTCATCCACATCGGCACCATTCGCACTGCGATCTTCGTCTCCTCGACTCCTGCTACGGTGCAGAGCGTCCAGGATCTTGCTCCTCTGAGTGTCGTCATCGGGCAATATTATGTCCGTCTTATGCAATCCTCTGAGGGAGTGGTTATTATACAAATCAAATTTATCGTATAATGTAAGTCCATTGTGAAATgttatgaatttaaaaaataaaatttcaatccaaCTATGGAATTGGAATACTATACCCATTAATCAATTGTAAATCTTCACGACGATTTAaagattgaaaataatttttattttattttataccaTATATATGTAGACGAACTCACtgttatattattttcttgaattAATCATGTTTTGTGTTCCcaattttcaacattttttagaaaatgtctcaaatatttgttttcatttaaaaaaccTTCGACTTTCAGCATTTTCGAAAAAATTTCCTGCTATACATATTAAGAATTTAAGATCATGCTTCTTTTTATTATaatagaatattatatatataaattaatgattCAAATTAATGTTTTTTAGAACAAAACAAACgctttcaatatatatatacatacatatggCTAATCTATCAGTAAACTAAACAGTATGCCAGTTAAGCTGACGGTAACTTTTTGAAAACccaaaaatagaaaaggaaaagaaaacaaTGCttgaagagaaaaaaatatccAAGTGGTTCCAGCAGCAGTCTGAGATTATTTACTTTTCTTTGTCTTAAGTTCCAGCCAGAGCCAGGtctgatatttttttttgactctttctttttttcttggaTAAGATATTGAACCCTTCattacttaaattaattatttatcgtACAAAATGGAGACGCACTTAGGTGAGCGCCGTGCAATTTCTGCGCGCACAGTGAGcgcgggtttgggccgggtcggaCCGAGATCCGGCTCCAAtttatgtattaaaaaaaaatgtaatgactttattactaattatatataattcgaAAGGAATTGTTACCAATTGAGAAGATAGCGCAGTTGGTTTGGGCCTATATGTAGACATTGGGTTGTGGGTTCGAATCCCAGCTCCCCTTCTTTCCACACCCACATTATTAAAGtgttttaatttatgtttttaaagtGGTTTTTACTAAAAAAACAGTGTCATTGTTTCATTCTTACAGTGTCATTGTTTCATTCTTTTCcaagtgttttaatttgtgtttttaaagtgttttttactaaaaaaaaacaGTTTCATTGTTTcaagtgttttaatttgtgtttttaaagtgttttttactaaaaaaaaacaGTGTCATTGTTTCATTCTTACAGTGTCATTGTTTCATTCTTTTCcaagtgttttaatttgtgtttttaaagtgttttttactaaaaaaacaGTGTCATTGTTTCATTCTTACAGTGTCATTGTTTCATTCTTTTCCAAACCCACATTAAAGTGTTTTATTTCTTGCTTTCTTGAAGCATTAATTTGTATTGCTATTCTGTAATTAATTTCTTAACTTTTGTCCAGTGTCATTTAGATATTTCACAacttgtagtttctttattttaagtatgtagtttctttctttaaaatatgtaatttttttattaaaataatatttctcaACTTGtcacttgtagtttctttcttttataagtttctatagtttctttcttttaagtatgtagtttctttcttcatttaacatttttctcacttttttgacatatatatacgtattttttctctttctttttgttttttcaattttaaattatatatatatatatatatatatatatagtttttaacttttttctcagtttttcattttatttctataatttctttattttatcatttcatttctatagtttctttattttttttctatagtttctttcttttaaatatatagtttctttctttttacttgtagtttctttcttctataagtttctatagtttctttcttttaagtatgtagttttttttttcttttaatacttgtagtttctttcttttaagtatgtagtatataaatgacactacaagatttcaaatgacactatgatatttcaaatgatactataacatttcaaatgacactatacatttcaaatgacattatgacatttcaaataGCACTATGacatttaaatgacactacgatatttcaaatgacactatgaccttttaaatgacactacaagatttcaaaatgacatttcaaaagacactacgagatttcaaatgacactatgacattccgAATGACATTACAAactttcaaatgacactacgatatttcaaatgacactatgaccttttaaatgatactacaagatttcaaatgacactatgatatttcaaatgacactacaagatttcaaatgatactatgacattttaaatgacactacgagatttcaaatgacactacgagatttcaaatgacactatggcatttcaaatgacactacgagatttcaaatgacatttcaaaagacactacgagatttcaaatgacactatgacattccgAATGACATTACAAactttcaaatgacactacgatatttcaaatgacactatgatatttcaaatgacactacaagatttcaaatgacactatgacatttcaaatgaaacttcaacaattgaaatgacactacaagacttcaaatgacactataacaattcaaaatgagattaccagatttcaaaacgacattatgtgtcattctaaatcttaaagtgtcatttcaaatatcatttaaaatgttatagtgtcaatttCAAAATCACATAGTGTCAATTCAATGTATTAATAGTGTGACTTGacaagtagtgtcatttatatttatgaatagtgtcaattatagtgtcatttgaaatctagtagtgtcattcaaattatttaagtgtcatttgaaatcttgtaatgTCATtcaaaatgttaaagtgtcatttgaaatcttgtagtgtcattcgaaatgtcatagtgtcattctaaatcttaaagtgtcacttcaaatgttaaagtgtcttttgaaatattaaagtgtcattcgaaatgtttaagtgtcattcaaaatctgaaagtgtcttttgaaatgttaaagtgtgtTTTGAAagcttgtagtgtcatttttatgtcggagtagtgtcatttaaaatgttatagtgtaatTTGAAATATAGTAgtttcattcaaataattaatgtgtcatttgaaatcttatagtgcaTTTCGAAATCTGGTAGTGTTATTTTATGCCGGAGTAGTATATGaaactataagatttcaaaagacactataacatttcaaatgacattacCCCGGCAAATAAATGACACTAAATGATTGAAATTGACaccataatattttaaatgatattctataagattgaaattgacactataacattttaaatgacactataaagttgaaaataacactataacattttaaataatccctccgtcccaataatcttgtcccactttcctttttgatctgtcccaataatcttgtcccctttcctttttaggtaaaTTTTAAGGGTTcattaatttctaattaaacatGATTTTAATTAACTCAACTAAACAAATCCCCTTTATTAGAATGAATCACACctactgctctctctctctctaccacctcccccttccccctctaTAAACCGgcctcccccttccccctctgttccgccggcgccggcgccacCTCCCCCCTTTCCCCTCTGTTCCACCGGCGCTGCCTCTCCTCTTCCGCCTGGCGTCGcctccccccttccccctctgtaaatccgTCGATTACCTCTTCGCCACCgcttcctctttctctctcgtctGCCTTCCATTCTCGTCTCTCCCTCTGTTATCACAAaacacagacacacacacagtCGCCGGGCACATAGCCGTCATCGGCTTCCCttcggcgaagcagcagcgacGGCTACCGTCTCCACCTCTCTCTCCTCCTCcgagccctaaatccccaaatccaaaAACCACCCCTTCGATTTCGCCCCTCCTACTTCATTTTCTTTGGTCGAACGGCCGGAGCCGCCACCTCCGCCGCCTCTAGAAATTAGGGTTTATAGAAGAAATGAGGGTTAGCAATTTGGGGGTTGGGGTTTACAGAGGGGCGCGCCGCTCTGAATCTGTTGAAAGACACAGAGAACTTGGGGCTGAACTAGGGGGAGAGATGAGGCAGCGAAGAGGAGAGAAATCAGGCGAAGAGGTGGGGCTATCGGACTTGGTCTTGCACGCAGGTATGGCTCCGCCTACTGTTGCCGTCGCCGGAGTTAAACATGGCTCGTCGCCGCTTCTCTGCAAATCCACCAGCGCCTCGCCTCGTCTCTTCTCTCCTCCACCATAGAAATTAGGGATTTTGTTCTTCTGTTCTTGAATTTGCTGCGATGCTTGAattggttttctttttcttgtttattGAATTTGCAGAGTGTTGATTAGTTCTTCTccttgaatttatttttgttgaattcaTGTTTCATGTTTGGGGAGAGAGTGCCGAGAGAGAGAGCCATCTTTGGGAAGGGGGTTAAGCTATactttcattttcttaagcatgtggGACCTTACAATTTACAACACTAACtcaacactccttaatctccgtgcccaaaagaaaggggacaagattaccgggacggagggagtaacattttATAGTTTCTTTTGAGATGTTAAAGTctcattcgaaatgttataatgtcatttcaaatattgtagtgtcatttcaaatgttaaagtgtcatttgaaatcttgtagtgtcattcgaaatgtcaaTATATCATTCTAAatattaaagtgtcatttcaaatgttatagtgtcttttgaaatgttaaagtgttttttaaaatcttgtagtgtcattttgatGTTGGAGTAGTGtctttgaaatgttaaagagtcatttgaaatcttgtagtgccttttgaaatcttgtagtgtcattcgaaatgtctaagtgtcattttaaatcttaaagtgtcatttcaaatgtcatttaaaatgttatagtgccAATTTCAAAATCACATAGTGTCAATTCAATGTattaatagtgtcatttttGGTCCCACATTGCTTCCTGAATTGGTGGTCGATCCATCAGTCCTAGGAACTGTCTTAGACCCTGCACCTGCAGCTACACAtattaattcatctctctcctctcatGGAATAGTAATAGCTAAAACATtggcttaattaattaaatacctGAGGGAATATCAGTGACTGCCGGTGTTGTTGGAGTCGGAGAATCAGGCGCCTCGTCAGAAGGAGCATCAACAGGCGCAGGCGCAGGCGCAACAGCATTCGCATCTGTTAATTAATATTGGGTTTTATTCATAGAAAGCAAATAGTTTGAGCgtaaagatgaagatgaagatgaggaATATTAATCTGACCATCATAGCGGCTGAGTGGAGGCGTCTGCACCTTGCAGACTCCGGGCAGAGCGAGCGCGATGGTCTGATTGACCGTGATGCCCAACCTGGAGCCCCCGCCTTTGAGCAGCATGCACAGGCACTGCGGTTGCGCCCCCACCACGCTCGACAAGCTCATGCAACACGACGCCGACGGGTTCGACGAGTTTCCACTCACGTAGTTCAGGCACGGGCTCAAGCTCATCAGCGCCACCGTGCACCCCGACTGCGCCGCACCTCCCTTCACAAGCGTCGCCACCACCACCAGAACCAAGTGTCGCAGCTACAAATGCTTCTGGCGGTGGCATTTATGAAGTAGATAGTGTAATTCATAAGTAGTGTTATTCATTTATCCAAACAATGTCATTTATGAAGTAGATGGTGTCTTTTACTAAGAAATATTGTGTCATTTTTACTAAGATAGTGTTTTCTGAATGTGAGGAGAAACACGTAAGGAGTAAGATGAAGGAGAGAAAGGGCCTGCGACAAGGCGCACCTCGCCGGACGAAGCCACGGCGACTGACGCCCTTGAAGAGAGAAGAGGCGGCGAAATTTCAGCGGGACGCAggagtggaagagagagaaaataagagagagagatcttTTCAGGCGGTGAGAACTGAGAAGTCCTGGCCAAAAAAagcggatttttttttttttaatttacaaaatgGGTCAAAAGACCCATTGCAGAGCGGGTCGGGCGCGCGCATATGGTGAGCGCAAATTTATAACGGCGCTCATTTAAGTTTTTGTGTACAAAATGCAACCTTTTTCCCCATGTGTTTCAGCAATCCCATTTAAAATGATCGCCCTGCATTCCaaatcacaaaaatatgaacaatcCATTTCGAAGTGTTTcataagaatataaatatttttgtatattatgtctttattttttatacttatttacaaaaaatcatcATGATACACCATTACATTTTCTCAATTAATTCACTACTCTCGTAACACTTTATAAAGTGAGactcattctccactcacaataattcGTAACTAATATTTCTTAAGACCCGTGTCACTCTCAATTATTAACGTTTTTGTGGAAATGAGGGAACATTGATTTTGGTGTGCATGTGTTGCTTTATCAGTAGTGTGATTAATATTCAAGATTTGAAGTCTTGAGTTTGAGTTTATCGTGGCacaatctttaaatttttttatttaattattaatttataagaaGAAAATGATTTGGGGCTTGAttatcttttataatttttgttaGGATTTGATTATTAAGAATCTTCAAACtcaattaaaaaacaaaaaacactcgagaaacaaaataatttttgttaggatttaattactaagaatcttcaaacttaattaaaaaacgAAAAACAGTCGAGAAACAGAAGAACACCGATGCACAAAAATTATTGATCTTATTCGTTTACaaaaattgatgaattgatCTTGATGGAATTACAACACCACACATTTCCAAATAGAAAAGAACTTGTAGCTCTCGATCAAGTCGAGAACACTAACTACTACTTTCTCTATTTTAACTATTCTTCTTCATAATCTAGATCGAATACAAGAATTTCTCTCATCGATTGCACCGTATCCACTTGTATTTATAATGGCCAAACTACGAAAATCATTAGGCATGCGAGAACAGAATCAAGATTGAGACGGCGGCATGAATTTCTTACCAAACTCTCAACAAAAGCAAGGACACGATCTATTCTGATCTCCTTCATTATATCCATCCGTGTAACCACCGCCAGCATCAGGCCCTTCCCCGCCTTCTCCGACCGGTTTCTTGTACCTATAAAACGACGCCACGAACACGAACACGACAAGATTCACGGCGCTCAAACCGGCCAGCACCCAGTAGTAGCGGTCCAGACGACTCCGGTTCAAGGTGTGCTGAAACCAGTTGGTCTTGCCTCCTCTCTCACTAATCTTCCCCACAGCATAAACAGACAGCGCACAGCACGTGTCCCAAACCGTTGACGCCACGAGTGAGATTCACGAGGTAGTTCTGCATTGATTCAGGCGACTGATCTCTGTAGTATGCAGCCACGCTGTTATCCAAAAACGCCTCGAGCCCTCCTAATAAAACGAACTGGAAAAGCAGCCAGTATACACTCATCTTGATCTGCGCATCGGGCTGCTCCACCAAGCCGTGGCTAATCACAACACTAAGCCTCTTTCCCTCAACCAGCGCTGCACTTATGCAGCACAGAACCGAACAGATCATCCCCGCTCCTATTCCGAACGAGGGCGCGCTGCCGCGCCTATTGTCCTTGTTTAGGGAGGATTCCACCTGGCCGCCTATCCAATCTTTTGTGGACCTTCTCGCAAGTAGAAGCACTTGAATGGGCAGCCTGAGTTTCCCTATGTTGCGATTGAGTTTGGCTGCTTGTTCGACGAAGTAGGTGTCTCCGAAGGCGGTTACGATCCCACAAACTACGAAGGTCGTCCACATCGGCAGCATCCGCACTGCGATCTTGGCGTCTTCCACTTGTGCTACGGAGCAGAGAGTCCAGCTCTTGCCCTTCGGAATATCTTCACCGGGCAGTATTATGGCGGCCTTATGCAGTCCCCTGAAGATTGGATCAGAAGACAATGATACCCTTTTAAGTGAGAATCATAAATAAGAGATTATCATATTGAAATAACCCCTGATTAGAAAGACTCTCAAAATTAAGATTGGTTACCTCAAATAAAGTTTACATTCACAAGTAAAATTAATATAGATGTTTAGTATATGCACAAGATGAGCTCAACTACATTGAATTACAATATAATGTTATACCCAGGGCTATACCATGAAAACTATATTTCTAGTTTTCTACTTAGGAAAACTAATTTGCATGTCATAAGTAGAACTATATATATCTAAAGTATAGTCCTATTTTGAGATAGTAATTTTGAACagtaaaacacaatatttgttcattcatctaaaaaacacaaattttagtcattttttatgttttaagaccgttttacccttaattagggcgaACCGGATTCGGGTTGCGTATGGGTTATgtacacttggcactattagtgccaaaagtaccaacataaattaaaaaaaaaaaaccccaagtaattaaattggtacttttggcacaaatggtaATATTAATGACTTTGTGCCAAAAATATCATTCGatgattaaaccctaaatgaggaatctaaaccctaaatgcaGAATCTAAACTTTAAATGGAGAATCTTAACCCTAcagggaagtgttcaaaatgacCATATAACTGCACTCATTTATATAAAACAAGACAGTGTATCAGTACAAATATATGACAAtattgacactaatatggtcactagtaccattcgtgcatgtGCCAATAATGCCAAGTGTAtcaatttatttgatttttttttttaattttttttttctgttgatACTTTTGGCAATAACAATGCCAAGTGtacctaacccgcgcgcaaatcCGAATctggtccgccctaattaaggtcaaaatagTTTTAAAACGTGAAAAATgatcagattttgtgtttttcaaatcagtggccaaaatttgtgttttatttttcaaaatggcTACGCAGATGTTTGTTTCTAAAAACTATATATGCATATACATATTTGTagtaagaaaatatataaatgtagtTTGACTTCTTCAAACTTAAAATATATAGCGATTCCACTTAAAACTATATTTTTAGTGAGAACTATTATAActttaatgcattcgctgtaaaaaataatgtactaaaaaaaATCACTTCACCTAGAATTCGAATCCAGGTGATGTATtcatcgtagatcttgatgatcaaatGACTAAAAATCGATACATGTTCgttttttatttagtggttcttaatTACTTCAACCTctctatatataaattaatcaaacttggGAGTTAagttagaaataaataaatatgtagaTAAGGATTTATGCATGGATACATATAAAtcatacaaatatataattattgttatgttcactacaaaaaaaattccaCTAATGACATGAAGCTTGGTAGCTATATATTatgtgtgtcataaaaattaatgaCTTTTGATGATGTAGCTAATAACTAATAGTTACACTTTCAAACGTCACTAATTTTTTTGACATGAATCTTAGCTACCAAGCCTCATGGCACTAGTAGAAACTTTTTTGTAGTGGttctattaaatatttatttaaatttaagtttaacactataattaaatatttaggtGTTACATCTCTGACCACCATAAGGATGATTCTCACTATAATTACTTAAACTGATTTACCTGAGACACCTAGTAGCGTTGAAGCTCTGGTTATCCGAGTAGCCATGGTAGCTGCCGTTGTTGTCGGGGTAGGATCGGAAGCTCTTGAGTGATGCGGCGAAGAGCACCCTGAACACGTTGAACAGCGGGCTTTCGTAGGGCGTATCAACGTCTTCATAGTTGGAGTAGCCGGTTAAGAAGAGGAAGGATCCGATGGCAGTGCAGATGGCCGGGATCCCGAACTTGAGGGTTCGGGGTCTTATGTATGGAAGAGCAATAGCTCCGGCTATGGGTACGACCACCACGCTGATTAGGCCTGATATCAGACGCAGGGCGCCCCGTGGAGTCTTGGTCGCATCCCTGGTCGCATGGGCGAGGAAAGGCCATAGAGAGACGAGGTTACCGGCAACTCCAACAGCTATCAAGGCCAAGCCGGCGATGAGGAGGCCTCTCTGAGCGTGGCCCACGCATTCTGGTGAGTATCTTTTACACGTGCCGCTTGCGTTTGAGAGTGGAGGAGTCGATACAGTCACCATCGTGATCCCCTGCAGTAACAAAATGTGGGTGTGTGAGACAGAGAGAGatggttaattaattaattaatcaaattgagTGTATGACCGCAGTATAGGCTAAGCTGGTGGCGACGAGGAGCTTGCGATTGCCGAGATATCTGTCGACCAAGTAGAGGAAGAAAAGAGGTAATATACGATAAACTCCGTTCCAGATGTTCAAGATGAGGGCGGCATGAACCAAGCTTATTCCCCAGACCTCGGTGAGATAGTTTTGCATCACGAAGAGGGCGTAGGCCACCAGTATGTCTGCCCATAGCAGAGCTGCAATTATTGGAAGATGCAAATGCTAATTAAGACTTCATTTTTCACTTTACAAGATGAGCTCAAGAAAAGCATTACCACTAATTCTGACGAAGCTCTTCTTCTCGTTATCCATTGATTCAACTCACTCACTTCTCTCAATTACTGAAAAAGGAACTAAAAGAAACGGAGGGCGAGCAAGCTTTTCTCCCTTTTtcttatagtattttttttatttacagaGAGCAAGTTTTCTTAAATAGCATATCCAACACGAACCTCGCCCACATTCATAGTTATGTCACATTGTTCACATGTAACTACCATATACTCCACTAAAATAGTAATACAGCTCACTGTCCTTGATTAATTTCTCCGTTATTACCTACCAAGTGTGCATGCATTAACTACTACTGCTTGCTTCTGCATACAACTTGTGTTGATGGAACGTGGAGAAATTAAAAGTGttctctaataataataatgataataataattagggttattattattatttggagCACAAGTAACATTTTCTTGTATACTCTTAATTATAGTTGATCGAATTAGAGTTTGGTCGCAGAAGGGTTTTTAGAAACAAAACAAGTACACAATTTGTTGGTGTTGTTGCTTTAATTTACCACTGACCATACCcacgacaaaaaaaaaaaaatcacactcAAACATCACCTTACCTCATGCTGCATACCAAACGAGTCTTAAGTTCAGTTAAAGCTTCGAGGATGCGcttggtttgagtgataaatTATGATcgctaataatttaatttaatcaagtgtttggtttTCATGATTCAActtagggctgtaaacaaactaagccgctcgcgaactatttgGAGCTCGGTTCGAAAAAAgttcgttcaagttcgtttagggAAGCTCGAtgaataaacaaaccaaacttgagcttagtagtattcggctcgttagctcgtgaacatgctcgtcaagtgattcagc includes these proteins:
- the LOC131022953 gene encoding non-specific lipid transfer protein GPI-anchored 5-like — its product is MGKKLRHLVLVVVATLVKGGAAQSGCTVALMSLSPCLNYVSGNSSNPSASCCMSLSSVVGAQPQCLCMLLKGGGSRLGITVNQTIALALPGVCKVQTPPLSRYDDANAVAPAPAPVDAPSDEAPDSPTPTTPAVTDIPSGAGSKTVPRTDGSTTNSGSNVGPKMTLLIH